The following proteins are encoded in a genomic region of Methanomicrobiales archaeon HGW-Methanomicrobiales-1:
- a CDS encoding alpha/beta hydrolase, which translates to MKPVRKWGPGPYPVAVIHGGPGAPGEMAHVARELSGMKGVLEPFQTEKSLEGQIQELRLALSEYGQVPVTLIGFSWGAFLSWMVAARYPELVRKLILISSAPFEERYATYITRTRLDRLKSKERAEAQTLLKQIEAPTTPDKDALLGRLGCLLAHADAFDPISLENESFHCQYDVFKGVWDEAAEQRRNLALLRLAHSIKCPVVAIHGDYDPHPAEGVKEPLTRELSDFKFILLKKCGHRPWIERNASEDFFGILAKEI; encoded by the coding sequence ATGAAACCGGTACGTAAATGGGGGCCCGGGCCGTATCCGGTTGCGGTCATTCATGGAGGTCCGGGTGCTCCGGGTGAGATGGCACACGTGGCACGGGAACTGTCCGGGATGAAAGGAGTCCTCGAACCTTTCCAGACCGAGAAATCCCTTGAAGGACAGATACAGGAACTTCGTTTGGCCCTGTCAGAATATGGCCAGGTACCAGTAACCCTTATCGGTTTTTCATGGGGAGCTTTTCTGTCGTGGATGGTGGCTGCACGGTATCCTGAGCTCGTCCGTAAGTTGATCCTGATTAGCAGCGCACCCTTCGAGGAGCGATATGCAACCTATATCACCAGGACCCGGCTGGACCGGCTTAAATCAAAGGAACGTGCGGAAGCGCAGACCCTCCTGAAACAGATAGAGGCACCAACAACTCCGGACAAAGACGCTCTCCTGGGAAGACTGGGGTGTCTCCTTGCCCACGCGGATGCATTCGATCCGATCAGTCTGGAAAACGAGTCCTTTCACTGCCAGTATGATGTTTTCAAGGGTGTCTGGGATGAGGCTGCAGAGCAGCGGCGGAATCTGGCCCTCCTCCGTCTGGCGCATTCGATCAAATGCCCGGTAGTTGCGATTCATGGTGACTATGATCCTCACCCTGCTGAAGGCGTTAAAGAGCCGCTTACCCGGGAACTGTCCGACTTTAAGTTCATCCTTCTGAAGAAGTGCGGCCACCGTCCGTGGATTGAGCGCAATGCGTCTGAGGACTTTTTCGGGATTCTTGCAAAGGAGATCTGA
- the amrS gene encoding AmmeMemoRadiSam system radical SAM enzyme, which translates to MHEARQYVKQENNAVKCSLCSHRCTINDGKHGICGVRVNEHGSLKAMTYGRISAEAVDPIEKKPLFHYLPGTLSYSLGSIGCNFHCEHCQNWHISRAGLDGAMLRSLAPEEGVKRALASGSASISWTYNEPTIWHEYALDMGTLAKAKGLGTVYVTNGYITEEALRELAPMLGAFRVDLKAFTDDFYKKICGAKLQPVLDSAQLAKELGMHVETVTLVIPGLNDSMEEQENLIRWVIEHLGPDTPMHFSAFHPDYKMLNRGATPVATLEKIYKKAKALGLRFPYLGNVPRNTYENTYCPHCNTTLIERQGFSSRFVALDGNQCTNCGEKIEIVRHVS; encoded by the coding sequence ATGCACGAAGCACGCCAGTACGTTAAACAGGAAAACAATGCAGTGAAATGCTCGCTGTGCAGCCATCGCTGTACAATCAATGACGGAAAACACGGCATCTGTGGCGTGCGGGTGAACGAACACGGCTCTCTCAAAGCGATGACCTATGGCAGGATCAGCGCTGAAGCAGTTGATCCGATCGAAAAAAAACCTCTTTTCCACTACCTGCCCGGCACCCTGTCATACTCACTCGGCAGTATCGGTTGCAACTTTCACTGCGAGCACTGCCAGAACTGGCACATCTCCCGCGCAGGTCTGGATGGTGCCATGCTCCGTTCACTGGCACCGGAGGAAGGGGTGAAGCGGGCACTTGCGAGCGGCAGTGCAAGCATCTCGTGGACCTATAACGAGCCAACGATCTGGCACGAATATGCGCTGGATATGGGCACGCTGGCAAAGGCAAAAGGGCTCGGCACCGTGTACGTGACAAACGGGTACATCACGGAAGAAGCGCTCCGCGAGCTCGCACCGATGCTCGGGGCATTCCGGGTGGACCTCAAGGCATTCACCGATGATTTCTACAAAAAAATCTGCGGGGCAAAGCTCCAGCCGGTGCTCGATTCGGCACAGCTCGCAAAGGAACTGGGCATGCATGTCGAGACGGTCACGCTGGTGATACCGGGTCTCAATGACAGCATGGAAGAGCAGGAGAACCTGATCCGCTGGGTGATAGAACACCTCGGCCCGGATACCCCGATGCACTTCTCCGCGTTCCACCCGGATTACAAGATGCTCAACCGGGGAGCAACTCCTGTCGCAACCCTGGAAAAGATCTACAAGAAAGCAAAAGCGCTGGGACTGAGATTCCCCTATCTCGGCAATGTGCCCCGAAATACGTACGAAAACACGTACTGTCCCCACTGCAATACAACCCTGATCGAACGGCAGGGGTTTTCCAGCAGGTTTGTTGCGCTTGACGGCAACCAATGTACCAACTGTGGTGAAAAGATCGAGATTGTGCGCCATGTCTCCTGA
- the pyrH gene encoding UMP kinase → MRNIVISLGGSILIPSLEKNRISSYVPVLRAIAEHHRLFVVVGGGGAARDYIEAARKLGVDEGTSDEIGILITRLNATLLIAALGDSAYPKVAESHAEAKKFAETNKIVVMGGITPGQTTDAVAAVLAERVRASVFINATSVNGIYDKDPKKHKGAKRFETLTPEQLLVIVSQIGLGAGSNNVLDIIAARIVERSHIPLVVLDGTEPENLSNAIIRGTFTGTIVSESGKSPLPV, encoded by the coding sequence ATGAGGAATATTGTCATCTCGCTGGGCGGTTCAATCCTGATACCATCCCTTGAGAAGAACCGGATCAGCAGCTATGTCCCGGTACTCAGGGCAATCGCGGAGCACCACCGGCTCTTTGTTGTTGTTGGCGGGGGCGGCGCAGCACGGGATTATATTGAAGCTGCCCGGAAACTTGGTGTGGACGAGGGGACTTCCGATGAGATCGGCATCCTGATCACCCGGCTTAATGCCACTCTCCTGATCGCTGCTCTTGGGGATTCGGCCTACCCGAAAGTTGCGGAGAGTCATGCAGAGGCAAAGAAATTTGCAGAAACCAACAAGATCGTAGTCATGGGCGGCATTACACCCGGCCAGACCACCGATGCGGTTGCAGCGGTACTTGCCGAACGCGTGAGGGCGTCTGTTTTCATCAACGCAACCTCGGTCAATGGCATCTATGACAAAGACCCGAAAAAGCACAAGGGTGCGAAGAGGTTCGAGACCCTCACCCCCGAGCAGCTGCTGGTAATTGTCAGCCAGATCGGACTTGGTGCCGGGTCCAATAATGTGCTTGACATCATCGCCGCCCGTATCGTCGAGCGCAGCCATATTCCTCTTGTAGTGCTTGACGGAACGGAACCGGAGAACCTGTCAAATGCGATCATCAGGGGAACTTTTACGGGAACGATTGTCTCCGAATCAGGCAAATCTCCTCTCCCGGTCTGA
- a CDS encoding endonuclease III → MKKQDAALIYSLLVERYPDSRNYNSPALIAKGSPFEVLVLTILSAQTTDRAVLKVGGPLFEKYPTPSALAKAKTEDVETIIHSLGYFHAKARNIIAASQALLSTFGGNVPESMDELLTLPGVGRKTANIVLYHALGRNEGIAVDTHVRRLAQRIGFSSTDNVAVIERDLMALFPQEQWGDLTDVLISHGRACCDAKKPHCEVCPIRARCRYYATTVKKNK, encoded by the coding sequence ATGAAAAAACAGGACGCAGCGCTGATTTATTCTCTTCTTGTGGAGCGCTATCCAGATTCCCGCAATTATAATTCTCCCGCTCTCATTGCGAAAGGCTCTCCCTTTGAGGTGCTTGTCCTCACTATCCTGTCAGCGCAGACCACTGATCGGGCGGTATTGAAAGTAGGGGGACCTTTGTTCGAAAAATACCCGACACCGTCTGCTCTTGCGAAAGCAAAGACGGAAGATGTGGAAACGATCATCCACAGTCTCGGCTATTTCCATGCAAAGGCCCGCAATATCATCGCGGCTTCCCAGGCGCTGCTCTCGACCTTTGGGGGAAATGTCCCTGAATCGATGGACGAACTGCTCACACTTCCCGGGGTTGGGCGAAAAACGGCAAACATCGTGCTCTACCATGCGCTCGGCAGGAACGAAGGGATTGCTGTCGACACGCATGTCCGCAGGCTGGCCCAGCGGATCGGTTTTTCCAGTACCGATAACGTTGCGGTGATCGAACGCGATCTCATGGCACTCTTCCCGCAGGAGCAGTGGGGGGATCTTACCGATGTCCTGATCTCTCATGGGCGGGCATGCTGCGATGCGAAGAAGCCGCATTGTGAAGTATGCCCGATTCGTGCACGGTGCCGGTATTATGCAACAACGGTAAAAAAGAATAAATGA
- a CDS encoding anion permease: protein MIEAPFILIIAIIVIALIFDFTNGFHDSANSISTVVSTKVLSPRNAVVFAAFFNFVAAFGFGVAVASTISKIIQLEIVDTVMVPYIILAALTGAIVWNLITWFFGLPTSSSHALIGGLVGAGISAAGIAAIKWSTVELVATFMILSPLIGFAIGFLFMALVLNITKNAHKSTAESHFRKLQLCSAAAYSFSHGTNDAQKTMGIILPLLFSIGYFGATIDPNHLPVPLWVILVSYGAIALGTLSGGWRIVKTMGYKITKLRPVHGFAAETAGAATILGASVAGIPVSTTHVICTSIMGVGTTMGASTVKWGVARSIAVAWILTIPISALIGFVSFLTIRLIVG from the coding sequence ATGATCGAGGCACCGTTCATCCTGATTATTGCCATCATCGTCATCGCGCTGATCTTTGATTTTACCAACGGGTTTCACGATTCAGCCAATTCAATCTCAACGGTCGTCTCCACAAAAGTTCTTTCGCCGAGAAATGCAGTGGTCTTTGCCGCATTTTTTAACTTTGTTGCTGCATTCGGATTCGGGGTTGCGGTTGCAAGTACGATCTCCAAAATCATCCAGCTGGAGATTGTCGATACCGTTATGGTCCCCTATATTATTCTCGCTGCACTCACGGGCGCCATTGTCTGGAACCTCATCACCTGGTTCTTCGGTCTCCCGACATCATCATCCCATGCCCTGATCGGGGGCCTTGTCGGAGCCGGCATCTCAGCGGCGGGTATTGCGGCAATCAAGTGGTCCACGGTCGAACTTGTCGCGACCTTTATGATCCTCTCCCCCCTTATTGGTTTTGCAATCGGATTTTTGTTCATGGCACTCGTTCTCAACATCACCAAGAATGCCCATAAATCAACAGCAGAATCCCATTTCAGAAAACTCCAGCTCTGTTCTGCGGCAGCCTACAGTTTCAGCCACGGCACCAATGATGCCCAGAAAACAATGGGTATCATCCTTCCCCTGCTCTTTTCTATCGGGTATTTCGGGGCAACCATTGATCCCAACCATCTTCCGGTCCCCTTATGGGTGATCCTGGTATCCTATGGTGCTATTGCCCTGGGCACTCTTTCCGGCGGCTGGCGGATAGTAAAAACCATGGGTTATAAAATTACCAAACTCCGTCCGGTTCATGGCTTTGCAGCAGAGACTGCCGGTGCAGCAACAATTCTCGGGGCGTCTGTTGCAGGTATCCCCGTGAGTACTACACATGTCATCTGCACATCGATCATGGGCGTTGGCACTACGATGGGCGCAAGTACGGTAAAATGGGGTGTTGCCCGGAGCATCGCGGTTGCATGGATACTTACAATCCCGATCAGTGCCCTTATAGGGTTTGTTTCATTTCTCACGATCCGACTGATTGTCGGATAA
- a CDS encoding DUF47 domain-containing protein translates to MGLRELLIPKDKVFFDLFEKQAGVVKEAAWQLVALTEDFTNVKEKRHAIEKLEHKGDQITHDIYEQLNSSFITPIDPEEISKLASALDEVLDYIDGATEKMYYYGIEGTDSHMIELAKLIHMSTVEIESAVKGIRSIKDPRYIEERCIEVNRLENLADDALAHAVTDLFKTTDAITIIKLKDIYEHLETATDNCEDVANVLSDIAIRHS, encoded by the coding sequence ATGGGTCTTCGTGAGTTGCTGATACCGAAAGATAAAGTTTTTTTCGACCTGTTCGAAAAGCAGGCGGGGGTAGTAAAGGAGGCGGCATGGCAGCTTGTTGCCCTGACCGAGGATTTCACCAATGTCAAGGAGAAACGCCACGCGATCGAGAAACTTGAACACAAGGGAGACCAGATCACCCATGATATTTACGAACAACTGAACAGTTCGTTCATTACACCGATTGATCCGGAAGAGATCTCAAAACTGGCCTCAGCTCTTGACGAAGTGCTGGACTATATCGATGGTGCAACCGAGAAGATGTACTATTACGGCATCGAGGGCACGGACTCCCACATGATCGAGCTGGCAAAACTGATCCATATGTCAACGGTCGAGATCGAGAGTGCGGTAAAAGGCATCCGTTCCATTAAGGACCCCCGCTATATCGAAGAACGGTGTATTGAAGTGAACCGTCTTGAAAATCTCGCGGATGATGCACTTGCTCACGCGGTGACCGACCTGTTCAAAACAACCGATGCGATCACCATCATCAAATTAAAAGACATTTACGAGCACCTGGAGACCGCCACGGACAACTGCGAAGATGTTGCAAATGTGCTGTCCGATATCGCGATCCGGCACTCATGA
- a CDS encoding phosphate transporter yields MEPIVLFGIILALALNFVNGLNDASHSIATVVATKALSPIKAVFSTAICNMIGPFVLSTAVAATIGTAIVTQSALTPLSIVVAMGASILLVFVATRMGIPLSSSHALVGGLLGAGIGAVGFSAIILPGMDTVLQVFFFAIMGAILGALVLAVICALFEGDIRLGIQIGAICGAGIIIPFLMIAGVIQIQGLLAIVLFIFISPLLGISGAFLFNILVSQLIKHSRQSRAKRIFQPLHVLACLGQATAHGANDGQHAVGVITALLVSSGLLVTFDVPTWVILASAIAIGLGTCFGGWKVIDKMAKEITKIRPYQGFCAATASSAILVMVTQQGIPVSSTHAINGAIIGVGATRGRNAVQWKVVREMMTAWVITIPLGLGVSWVGYQIVSFALTSI; encoded by the coding sequence ATGGAACCCATTGTCCTGTTTGGCATCATCCTTGCGCTGGCTCTCAACTTTGTCAATGGTCTCAACGACGCCTCACATTCGATTGCAACCGTTGTAGCTACAAAAGCGCTCTCACCGATTAAGGCGGTATTCTCCACTGCGATCTGCAACATGATCGGGCCATTTGTCTTATCGACAGCGGTTGCAGCGACCATTGGTACGGCGATCGTTACCCAGAGTGCACTTACCCCGCTCTCGATTGTGGTCGCAATGGGAGCTTCGATCCTTCTGGTTTTTGTTGCCACCCGCATGGGAATCCCGCTCTCCAGCAGTCATGCACTGGTGGGAGGATTACTGGGAGCAGGAATCGGGGCGGTTGGATTTTCCGCCATAATCCTTCCTGGTATGGACACCGTATTGCAGGTTTTTTTCTTCGCGATAATGGGTGCGATTCTCGGGGCCCTGGTACTTGCCGTTATCTGTGCACTGTTTGAAGGGGATATCCGGCTGGGTATCCAGATAGGAGCAATCTGCGGAGCAGGAATAATCATCCCGTTCCTGATGATTGCCGGAGTAATCCAGATCCAGGGTCTCCTTGCAATCGTGCTCTTCATCTTCATCTCGCCTCTCCTCGGCATTTCGGGTGCATTCCTGTTTAACATCCTGGTCTCCCAGCTCATCAAACACTCGCGGCAGAGCAGGGCGAAACGTATCTTCCAGCCCCTGCATGTACTCGCCTGCCTCGGGCAGGCAACCGCCCATGGTGCCAATGATGGCCAGCACGCAGTGGGCGTGATTACCGCACTGCTGGTCTCATCCGGACTTCTCGTAACCTTCGATGTGCCCACATGGGTAATTCTTGCATCAGCCATTGCAATAGGACTGGGCACCTGTTTTGGCGGGTGGAAGGTTATCGATAAGATGGCAAAAGAGATCACAAAAATCCGGCCGTACCAGGGATTCTGTGCAGCAACTGCCAGCAGTGCCATTCTCGTAATGGTCACCCAGCAGGGTATACCCGTTTCATCCACCCACGCGATCAACGGAGCAATTATCGGAGTAGGAGCCACGCGGGGCAGGAATGCTGTGCAGTGGAAGGTTGTGCGCGAGATGATGACGGCATGGGTCATCACTATCCCGCTTGGGCTGGGGGTCTCATGGGTTGGTTACCAGATCGTCAGCTTCGCTTTGACAAGCATTTAG
- a CDS encoding DUF47 domain-containing protein, whose amino-acid sequence MRIRDLILPEEKIFFTLFKEMTEKIYEASTTLNEITHELPNGIEKSHKVRQLEHKGDEITRQVFEHLNESLITPLEPDEISRLAPVMDDVMDRIDRVTQQICNYELAESNETLKEFSYLIIMSATEIRDAVTALESFKKTDEVKSHSIEINRIYNLSIELQAKAVLDLFKKKDLLLIIKLKDIYEGLGRVMEKCNDVGHALNDIAMSHA is encoded by the coding sequence ATGCGTATCCGTGACCTGATCCTTCCCGAAGAAAAGATCTTTTTTACCCTGTTTAAAGAAATGACCGAGAAGATTTATGAAGCGTCCACAACCTTAAACGAGATCACCCACGAACTTCCGAATGGCATAGAAAAATCGCACAAAGTGCGGCAGCTTGAACACAAAGGTGATGAGATCACCCGCCAGGTGTTCGAACATCTGAACGAATCACTGATCACACCGCTCGAACCCGATGAGATCTCCCGGCTTGCACCCGTCATGGACGATGTCATGGACCGCATTGATCGAGTCACCCAGCAGATCTGCAATTACGAACTCGCCGAGAGTAATGAGACATTAAAGGAATTTTCCTACCTGATCATCATGTCTGCTACCGAGATCCGGGATGCGGTAACGGCACTTGAGAGCTTCAAAAAGACGGATGAGGTGAAAAGCCATTCAATCGAGATCAACCGGATATATAACCTTTCAATAGAGTTGCAGGCAAAAGCGGTGCTCGATCTTTTCAAGAAAAAAGATCTGCTCCTGATCATCAAACTTAAGGATATCTACGAAGGGCTCGGACGGGTGATGGAGAAGTGCAATGATGTCGGGCACGCACTCAATGACATCGCGATGAGCCACGCATGA
- a CDS encoding N-acetyltransferase, translated as MKIIVRELRANEFPAADKIWVEYHETTGEPATDRIFAAFSGELIVSLARCRRHPDGMDVDGIFTPEEYRRNGYSRLAVGALVEACHNDGLYMHAVRHLVGFYATMGFIPIDEKELPPTIRERYLWAGGNLEGAEVQPMYRKAGLFLY; from the coding sequence ATGAAAATAATCGTGCGTGAACTCAGGGCAAACGAGTTTCCGGCAGCAGATAAAATATGGGTGGAATACCATGAAACGACCGGCGAACCCGCTACAGACAGGATTTTTGCTGCTTTTTCAGGAGAACTGATCGTCTCCTTAGCCCGCTGCCGGCGTCATCCGGACGGGATGGATGTTGATGGCATTTTTACCCCGGAAGAATATCGCAGGAACGGTTATTCACGACTCGCGGTCGGTGCACTGGTGGAAGCCTGCCATAATGACGGCTTGTATATGCATGCTGTCCGGCACCTGGTCGGATTTTATGCAACAATGGGGTTTATACCCATCGATGAAAAGGAGTTGCCGCCGACCATACGCGAGCGCTACCTCTGGGCCGGGGGAAACCTTGAAGGAGCGGAGGTTCAGCCGATGTACCGGAAAGCCGGGTTATTCTTATATTGA